The DNA region agatccaacatcgccaacaagttatcgccccattagtcttttgagtagtctgtccaaactctttgagaaggtcatctattcaaggcttttggattttaccaacgataataatataattttgaacgagcagtttggcttccgaaagggacataatactgctcatcagcttacgagagtaactaaaatcatcaagcagaacaagcttgagtctaaatcaactgctatggctttgttggatgttgagaaggcttttgacaatgtttggcatgatggtttgatacataaactgtatttatacggttttccaatgtatcttatcaaaattatccagcactatctttcggagagatcgttcaaggtttttctgaatgggattgcttctggattattcaacattgatgctggggttccccaaggaagtattcttggcccacttctgtacaatatttttacatctgatttgcctactcttcctggtaatggtgtgttgtcactttttgctgatgacactgccgttatttataagggtaaaataaccagatatttagttggccgtcttcagaagggtcttgacgttctttccgaatactttggcgactggaaaattcgcataaatgcagccaaaactcaaaccatcatttttccactttccaaatcggcccgatttgtcccaaaggatgatgttttgattaaaatgaatgatgtttcaataccctggtcaaaggaagttgtctatttaggtctcatacttgactcgaaactattgtttcggcagcatgtagacaaaatattgaacaagtgcagcattctcatcaggtgtttgtatcctttaattaacagaaaatcaaagctatctttgaaaaataagttagcagtttacaaacaaataatttaccccgttattgagtatgcagtacctgtttgggaatgttgcgctagaactcataaattgaaactccagcgtgtccaaaacaaggtactcaaaatggttttgaatgttcctggctggacaagatcaagtgaggttcatgaattagcagaagttaaaatgttggatcagaagattcaggaaaaatgtttgaaattcagggaaaaatgtgctatttctgaataccccttgattcaaggattggtttagtttattgtaagtttaagttagttttaggttaggttatgttttcttaacatttttttcctcattgtacctagtgttacaaaaatgataaatcatatacttttaaagttataaaaatgaacagtgtttaaatcacgaaaagcaaactaaagctgaagagccgcagctgaccacttattatgtaaaccaaatgtaattattataagaaagattcaataaagtatatttaattccaaaaaaaaaaatacccaagtatgtagtatcataattcaaaaaataataaaaaaatattggttatgtagtcagactatatttatgttccctttcaatacaaatttgaccaaatttcatccagttatttctgaaaaaagtacacacaaagtcatcttttatCCCAATAGCGTATGTCTTGgaagttttaagttaaatcattttttaggaaaaaattacgaggtacataaaaagattaaaaatagtaatcactgtttttgcaattcgaaaaaagtcactgacagtttaacttttgtaacaaatattCAGCGATAAttacaatctcttacttggaactcaacattttgtttataactgagtacaagaaaatcaaagtgttttaaaataattgaaactaaccaaaaatatcaaaacaagttgcaacaaatttttaaataatcattgattgttgatgttgatgatgattttaggtaaactattttgatatcgttgcaaattatcgttgaaaaaatctcaagaattcagtacaaaaatgaactaataaaaaaatgtgtagaacaaattataggattttaatttatttttcaaatattataaaaaaaacagaatcaaaataaCATCACCTGgtaagaattttctcatactgtttgtcccacgccaatatgacggaaggtgataatcattgcatatcaatgtaccttaaaaaaatgaaatatttgtgacctagaaaatattttacttgtgggtatttgtttttttattataatttaagttttttcatatattttgatggaggcgcaagatcattcataaagctttgttttgggtgaagattcacgaagtatcgtgcgcttcctttttaaagtatataaaattttaaaattaaaataaattaaaaatttccagggtgAAATATTTTCCTTGTCATAGAtctttgaaaaggacatcttaagcgtcctttccacgaagaaattgtttagatacattgatttgcaataataatctccttcagccatggcgtgatgtccatgtacgtccaaaaaaacaaaaaaaaaatcttttaaagttgtcatttaaaaacaaggtgcctgtcactgtgcttcttaaaaatgttagcctgaaagtgagcaaattgaattttaatgttcaatagatcataaaggccagggttttttttagttattcattcaaaaataacaatttaatatttaaatttattagctttgaaaaaatattttcaaatttgagattaagcaaataaatcaaaatttacttacaaaactgttcttctcaaaatgcctctaaaactgaagatattttttgatttctgtttccataacgtataaaacttgtaacctagaaactttttttccgtttctttactttactttacttttacttaacttatttttcttgagaaaaacattacgctttgagagtatttaaataatcctatttatcaatgtttcaaaaataattaactaataatagttaactaacttttgaaacatttaaaaatatgtggagtcggagtcggagtcggagccaaccatttgttgaaagctggagtcggagtcggagttggagtcggctagagttggtaggctggagtcggagtcggagtcggagccaaccatttgttcaaagccggagccggagtcggagtcggagtcggctaatctgagaaagccggagtcggagtcggagtcggagtcgtttgaaatatgacccgactccgcagccctgctttaatgtacaatcagtttgtttttttttcattttgtttcatttatatttgggataatttttttatgcattgaattatttgaaattgcattttcaattctaaaaacaaatttgatacttgtatacactcaaaccccgttggtttgacaccaactgttgtcaaacgaacggggtcactttttagtttgacaccccttttacacggagttcacacatactaccaaacgtttgtttcgatagtgtgcgtgagcgccgtgtaaaaagtgacagttcgtcactttttagtttgactttgaccaaccaacggggtacaaactaaaaaagtgtcaaacgaaaaagtgaccaaccaccgggggttgagtgtattttttttttaaattcaattaattatttttataacaaaaatcattccAGCTGGAAACGGTTCTTTTAAAAGACCGGAATTCAAAAAAGGAACCGCggctcgttcgctcttttcagtgaaccggctctttgagcggctcgctcttatTTTGCTCACctctaattttcaatattttttataataattctggagttttttttgaaaaggtcctataaacccagttttcaatttttttgctttttgggcgtttttgaatacccctgactcaaggcggttctaaaaacacccaaaaagcaaaaaaaataaaatttggtttataggtccttttcaaaaaaaaactccagaattatgTTCAGAGATAAATACCAgtaaacctcgttagataaatgtacgactcgtgctgaaaaaaaatctaaatcagtTTAGAGTATGTAGAGTTTAGAGAAAGatagatacagtcatcccacatacactcaacccccggtggttggtcactttttcgtttgacacttttttagtttgtaccccgttggttggtcaaagtcaaactaaaaagtgacgaactgtcactttttacacggcgctcacgcacactatcgaaacaaacgtttggtagtatgtgtgaactccgtgtaaaaggggtgtcaaactaaaaagtgaccccgttcgtttgacaacagttggtgtcaaaccaacggggtttgagtgtattcggAACacctacaaattcggaacacttttatgataagttgtcaatagcatgccaatagTAGCTTttttgtcgaccctactatttttagaacctttatttggacattatcttgatatttcactagtaaaagtagtactttttgaacaaaaaacttcattccaagacttttttgtccagagcagcaaaacactgcctccaaatggcctgtttcataattgtgggatgttattgtgcctcccacaattgtggaacacctgaatttaactgatattttcacaaaaaaaaagttatcaaaccacgtataaaacatcactaagcttgagtttcattggtttcagtgtgataagtcattatttggtaataaatatgtacttctggagagatccaaagtttgtttacattcgtaagaaaaaagtgttccgaatttgtggatttcaagggtcaaagtaattattcaaaaacttcatataaaagttaaaatttgcagatgttcgatacagcattcgaaagatcgcaagaaaagctttcaaatgaaggtaaaagctaatcattaagttcaattatcgatttgctatgattttttgaacattggccgatctggaaactgttccgaatatgtgggatgactgtacataaTTAATGATTGGAttagatatttttaataaaactttggaaaatatagtACGAagtgttttgatgtttttttaagttccttggttttttttgtttgagttttttttaattataaaatattcaaatttaaataatttttgaaaattaaaatttcttcgaatttttcagttgtaacttttttaaatacttgaggtttaacatttttgaacctTCTTTttctaatttagattttttgttaatttttagaatttgttttatattaaggtctttgtcaatatttttcaaagtattttagtatttttttaaatgattaattttGAGGATAATGATAAAGGAAATGAACTTCAGGAAGAAGAGCAACTTTGTCCCAAAATTAAAGTCAACTTTCGTTTATACAAATGAAAAAACTAACTCTaagaaataatatttgtttaggATTGCAGGACCAAaacctgagattttttttataaaaattcctTTCATatagttgaaaaaataaatatattgcaTTTTCCTTAAGATTGTGTAAAGAGAAGAGAATAAGGACTTTGTTTTAGCGAAGCAAAGAGTTTCATAGAGTTTTGAAGCGCGCGAACAAAATTGAATTGCAAATattaagataaataaaaatgctttaaaGAGTTCTGCTCTTCAAAAATTCCcaagcaaatatttaaaaatgatatgagatagaaatttgcaatgttctacaaagttgcagaCATTTCAattctctacaatttttttataacaaagcattgtaaaattttaatgatgcaattaaaaaatgaaaatatttttaacgttttgtcTCAAATAAACTCTAAAAAGCTGCAGAACATCGCAAAACAATTCAATATAAAAGTGTTTTTCTTTTATCTCCCGAAAGACTCAATGAATGCCAACAAATTCGTGACGCAAtttgaaggtaaaaaaaatgcgattttgtgTGTGAAAATGGTGAAATAGGAATTTGTAATGTTGAGCAATGtcatatgccttatttttctgcgtggttGTAGAGAGCACTAAAAGAAattttttgtagaatattgCAAATTCATCTCAAGCCGTTTAGAAGATAAAACGATGACAAACCAAGCCAAATCCAAGATATAAActcattttaatttgttttttttttagaattaaacAGTTATTATGCAGAACACTACACTTTCAATTAAGATATTTGTaaaaacctttcaactgagagcATTTTAATTTTATCCCAAAACATTCAATCAATCTTCTGCTTGAGAACCACAGGGTATTCTTCCTGCTATTCTTGCCGTGACGAGACGGAATTATATGACAGGGCGCAGCAACAAAAGCTCACCGACCGAACTGCTTATGCTCTGTGCCTTCCTTTTCCGCTTCTCCTGTCTGACATCCGGTGTGTGTGTGCCTAATAATCACCCAAAACAGGAAgcggaaaaaaatgtcaaagcaAAGCCTTTTTCCTTAGAAAAGTAGAAACTTATCACTGTGCCGAAATCATGAAAACCCATTAATTATTATTCTGATAAATGGGTGAGCTCGTGGAATGTCTCTTATCGGAACATGAACCTTGAAAGAGGTTTCCACCGCCAAGAACCATATGCCAGCGACGGCGCCGATGTTATAAATGAGTCCATTTTTGTGGGGGGGAACCATACCGTAAAGCCTATTTTCAGGCGCATATTCCATACATAAAACATCGCGTCtaggttatttttaatttcagcaaTATAAAAAGCTTCGGGCTAGGAGGTGAAAAATCGATTTACCTTTTTCCAATCGTGTTTTGGTGTTGTCGTCGCGATTCGCGAAATTTGCACACGTTTTCCTTTAAACTCACAATACCTCACACCGGAAGCCCACTTTCGGAAACCAGAATTTGGCACTGGAAACGGAAAATCCTTATTTTAAGCACGCTAAAACGAGCCTATTCAAACTAAATTTGCACAGCCTGCACACACTAACAGCACTTGCCCAGAACAGTGACTAATGTTTGTTTACACCACGCACTTGGAAAAATCGCTCAACTTTATTTAGCTCTCAAATCACTCGCTCTCTCTGCGACTCTCCGAGTTTTTCATGGGTGGGTGGCGCCCTTCGTTGGCTGGGGTGGAAAACCTCTTATCAAAGGCCGCCGCACGGCGTGGATGTTGTTTTTGTAAACAAAGCCCACGTTGGACGGGAGGGGTGGTGGGTGGTTTGGGCGCGAAATTTGAACTGTCGAATGAGGCACACCTTCTTTCGGGAGAGTCGgggttacaacttttttttaaatgtctattaaatttttacatttttaaattcgtAAGTTTTTAATGCCGAAAATGCAAGTAATTTAGTATATTTACATTACaaatttacatacaaatttaaagCATGACTGGAGCGATGTTTAGTGTTTTATTTAGGAAAGAAATCCAAATTTTGGGAATGATACAaatttcgtgatttgattattcgGAGTGAAATTATGACGAGCTCGTCAGATGTTCGATTACGAACTACTCTTATATGTTTATGCACAGGAGTTTTGTCTttcatttaatatttatattagaTCTTAGAAATTGTAATATAATTTaatctaagatttttttcaattgtagaatttttggaaaaattgatttttttttttttttttgtataattgggtactaaagccctatgtcaatttttatgtacaacggtaaaaaactcgattaaaacccatttctgatcactttttttcattttaatgcaacaattttttttacaagacaacattttttcgatggatcaactatggtccccttggaacgagctgtcaagtaggagcttttctgtcaagaaggaccgcgaggttaatttttcaaaattgatttaaaaatccattttaaattctttgtggtcgtacaaaaagtcattgtactcagaaaaataagcattatcgctgtaaacaataatatcagcaatctaagcttcattttaggacccaattattcataacttaaattttcctttttctcagattttaaatattttaagtttttattgtttgaatgtttaaaacATATAGAATAGTTCTTAAAATTAAgcataaatttgtgatattaaaaAAGAGCATAAATTTGTGATCGAAAAAGActtgaaatggatttttaactcatttaataaaaataacttcgcggccgtttttgacagaaaaggtgACCCTCTGTacaaccacaaagagtttaaaatggatttttaaatcaattttgaaaaattaacctcgcggtccctcttgacagaaaagctcctacttgaccagggttaccaggtcaaaattttaaaatctggcaaagttTCGATAAtaaatctggaaaaaaaaatcgcagacgaaaatctaacaTTTTTGAATAGTGAAGAGGAaggaatacactcaacccccggtggttggtcactttttcgtttgatacttttttagtttgtaccccgttggttggtcaaagtcaaactaaaaagtgacgaactgtcactttttacacgacgctcacgcacactatcaaaacaaacgtttggtagtgtgtgtgaactccgtgtaaaaggggtgtcaaactaaaaagtgaccccgttcgtttgacaacagttggtgtcaaaccatcggggtttgagtgtacatggATAAATTAAACAGTTTGTAGAATTTAGATGGATTGACTGATTTTATGGCCAAACAATTtatgaattgccatttttttagaaaacaacttgctaaatttttcgattttcaattaaattcgttaattttaatcaaaaagttgttcaaaatggccataaagtgaaaaatttggccaaatctgtcaatatctggcacaaAGAAagatgaatctttattctgtctgacacttgaaaaatctggcatactcagatttatctggcaacctggcaaccctgtacttgacagctctttccaaggggatcatagttgatccatcgaaaaaatgttgtcttgtcaaaatgaaaaaaagtgatcagaaatggtttttaatcgtgtttttttatcgttgtatacataaaaattgacatagggctttactgcccatgttcgcataaatgtcccatttgcaacaacagcaagctgagaaaaccccatttgaagtttgtcccacacataaggctacgtgttaagtttttgcgaaaaaactggatttcctcctgatttctagaacaatgtACTGggtgttataggcttttctgaaagggcacacgattttgaaccaaactgcatcattaactcaaaaacgatgaaaatgcatatgggacatttatgcgatctgGGGcagtttagtacccaattgggttttaatcgtgtttttgaTCGCTGtagatagaaattttgaaggGACTTTTTCCTATTACTACTggttatttcttaaattttttaagcttattttttaaattttgtacttTAGATTTGCTataatactttttttcattttggaatcgatagattttttgtatttgtgattttgaatttcttaaattcatatttttaaagttgttgGAATTTccccttttttattttgatttaaatttatttgaaaatgtatttctggagttttttttatgaggtctaataaacaaattttccctgcgatttggccctgcgggccagatctgattctgattctgtaGCAATGGTGGGCCGGAACTAATTTTTGATCGAAGttgaaaaggtaaacaaatattgttttcataaattttgatattaagTTCTATTAAAGTAAGAAAACAAATCAACTAGTGTGGTAAATAAGATTCAtttatcttgattttaagaataaaaaataaggatttttaactcgatttttttacaaaatatgtttttttaatttatttaaatttttatttgtttcagaTTATGTTTTAGtcgattgcaattaaatatcattatataatttttaataaaaacaataacacaattttttaaagttaaatttcctCAACACAACAACATACAACAAGAACAAAGAGACATGTTAAAATGTATGTATTCAAGCGAAATTTGGATTCGAatattctttacaaaaaaaaacaaattttgtgttGTTGCGCatctatattaaaaaaataaatatattaaacTGTGTTCAATTTGTTATTCTTCAAACTTCGATGTTAATGAAAGAATATATTTCTTTCATTAACATTTCCCTgatttcttttcttattttgagacattttttaatctatatataaaatatttcaacggttttgttcgaacgcgaatcagttcaatacgaaGCGTCGGATcaaggtgctttttgttgcgttgggttcgtaaaagtccaaggaaggtttttacgccaaaaaatgaaaactttggccactctgaaaccgattccggaaaatctgcagcttgtatgggaaaagctgcgtaaaatcaaattttgatcacaggaggctgaattagcaaacaagcGTGATTTGTGCTTactcatttatttaaaaaagaatcatGTTCAATCAAAttcctcaaaataaaaaaaaaacttcaatttggaccgttgcaaatatttttcaaagtttatgtcgccgtttatgtgttttgaatttttatgacatTCCAATGTAcaacactgcaaaaaaaaatgtttcgcaaaaaatatattttttgtcattatttagatattttggaaactaataatggcaaaacaactggacaggtgtataatgcattttaaaacacttttttcattaaaatgttgaaagtatggctcgttatttcaatttgtatacttttttttatttttttctaaatttcagaattttaaagtgGTTGGAATTTGTCTTTTTTGCTTGCTTTAAATTTATTGGATTATTTATTtcaggagtttttttaaaggtccaaaaaacaaattttcttttttttttctttttgggtgtttttaaaaccaccttgaatcaggggtattcttaaacacttaaaaaccaaaataaccattaaatttttgaaacagcaTATAATTTAATCACAATTTTTGGTTAGAGTGCTGAACCACTTTTAGCCACTAGCAAATAAAAAGTTGTAAGCGCGTAGTGAAAGAAGGTGTTCCTCCAAGAATATTCTGGAACTGagcacgataaaaaaaatcatgatttgacATTTCGCGATATTTGAGATCACTCTGTTGTTGAAGTTGTACACAAAAAGGCGTTTTCCTGTTAATTCACTCAATTTTATTGAACTGCACTTAAAATACAGTTTGTATAAGGGATTTCAGTATTACAAAGTGCAGAACAATGTCGCAGGCAAACATCGACAATGTAATTTGAAGATAAGATTtgaaaaagcattaaaaaaattacatagttTGAAATCACATTTTCAGCTTCAACTCGACCTGGAGGAGCTCCGGAATCTGGCCGCACAGGCCAAACGGTCCAAGGTCCAACAGCTGCTGTCGATCGATATTCGTAAGCTGGAAACGGACCTGCTGGCGTGCAAACAAAAACAGGAAGCATCCGCCACCGCTACCACCACAAAACCCCCGGCACCGGTGGCCGGCGATTGCAAGCGGTACCGCGTGGAGTTGAAGGAATACGCCTGGGATCAGAGTGACAAGTTTATCAAGATCTTCGTCACAGTTAAGGATGTCCAGCACGTGCCGGAGGAGAGCGTGAACGCGGAATTTACGGCCAGCTCGTTCAACCTGCTGATCAACAACCTGAACAACAAGGACTTTACGTTTGTGGTGAATCACCTGCTGTTCCCGATCGACCCGGAGAAGAGCTACCGCAAGCTCAAGTCGGACATGGTGGCGATTTATCTGGCCAAGGCTAAGCAGGGTCAAAAGTGGGCCCACTTGACGGTCACGGCCAAGCGGCTGCAGGAGATTAAGGACGAACGGATTGCGCTGAAGGATGACTCGGCGGATCCGCAGGCCGGCCTGATGAAGGTGATGCAGCAGCTGTACGACTCCGGAGACTCGGAGACCAAACGGATGATCAACAAGGCCTGGCATCAGTCGCAGAACAAGACGAACTTGCTCGATGGTGGAGCCATGTCGGAATGAGACTGGCCGGAGTTTGGGGAGATGagcatttaaatattcaacataATCGCAACAAACTTAATTCCCAGCGTTGTAATTTACTgtactgattaaaaatataacacTTTGTAAGCTGAACgttgatttttattctttttattatATCGTTTTCATTAAAAAGACTCAATTTAAGGCCAATTTGATGCGGCACCAACGAATCACTTTTGAGTAGATTTATAATATTAACCAAATTATGAGTAATCTTTCTTCAGCGTGTGAGCCATCCCCTGCGCTGTCAAAACAACGGTTACCAATCATTTACGTAATCTGTCAAAATTCTGGTGCCAGGAAGAATCGTCGC from Culex quinquefasciatus strain JHB chromosome 3, VPISU_Cqui_1.0_pri_paternal, whole genome shotgun sequence includes:
- the LOC6052590 gene encoding calcyclin-binding protein, translating into MSQANIDNLQLDLEELRNLAAQAKRSKVQQLLSIDIRKLETDLLACKQKQEASATATTTKPPAPVAGDCKRYRVELKEYAWDQSDKFIKIFVTVKDVQHVPEESVNAEFTASSFNLLINNLNNKDFTFVVNHLLFPIDPEKSYRKLKSDMVAIYLAKAKQGQKWAHLTVTAKRLQEIKDERIALKDDSADPQAGLMKVMQQLYDSGDSETKRMINKAWHQSQNKTNLLDGGAMSE